Proteins found in one Muntiacus reevesi chromosome 2, mMunRee1.1, whole genome shotgun sequence genomic segment:
- the VPS37D gene encoding vacuolar protein sorting-associated protein 37D isoform X2, which yields MYRARAARAGPEPGSPGRFGILSTGQLRDLLQDEPKLDRIVRLSRKFQGLQLEREACLASNYALAKENLALRPRLEMGRTALAIKYQELREVAESCADKLQRLEESMHRWSPHCALGWLQAELEEAEQEAEMEQLLLGEQSLEAFLPAFQRGRALAHLRRTQAEKLQELLRRRERSGQPAPTAAAEPPKSFPAAAVLPTGAARGPPAVPRSLPPLDSRPVPPLKGSPGCPLGPAPLLSPRPLQPEPPHR from the exons ATGTACCGGGCCCGGGCGGCGCGGGCGGGGCCGGAGCCCGGCAGCCCGGGGCGCTTTGGGATCCTCAGCACCGGGCAGCTCCGGGACCTGCTTCAGGATGAGCCCAAGCTGGACCGGATCGTGCGGCTCAGCAGGAAG TTCCAAGGCCTGCAGCTGGAGCGCGAGGCATGCCTGGCTTCCAACTACGCGCTAGCCAAGGAGAATCTGGCGCTGCGTCCCCGCCTGGAGATGGGCCGCACTGCCCTGGCCATCAAGTACCAGGAGCTCCGGGAGGTGGCCGAGAGCTGTGCAGACAAGCTGCAGCGCCTGG AGGAGAGCATGCACCGCTGGAGCCCCCACTGCGCGCTGGGCTGGCTGcaggctgagctggaagaagctgAGCAGGAGGCTGAG ATGGAGCAGCTGCTGCTGGGGGAGCAGAGCCTGGAGGCCTTCCTGCCCGCCTTCCAGCGAGGCCGGGCCCTGGCCCACCTGAGGCGGACCCAGGCGGagaagctgcaggagctgctgcgGCGCCGGGAGCGGTCGGGGCAGCCGGCCCCCACGGCTGCCGCAGAGCCCCCCAAGTCCTTCCCCGCTGCTGCAGTCCTGCCCACAGGGGCTGCCCGGGGGCCGCCGGCAGTGCCCCGGAGCTTGCCCCCCTTGGACTCCCGCCCAGTGCCCCCACTGAAGGGCTCCCCCGGGTGCCCCCTGGGACCAGCCCCTCTGCTGAGCCCTCGGCCCTTGCAGCCAGAGCCCCCCCACCGGTAG
- the VPS37D gene encoding vacuolar protein sorting-associated protein 37D isoform X1, whose product MYRARAARAGPEPGSPGRFGILSTGQLRDLLQDEPKLDRIVRLSRKFQGLQLEREACLASNYALAKENLALRPRLEMGRTALAIKYQELREVAESCADKLQRLEESMHRWSPHCALGWLQAELEEAEQEAEEQMEQLLLGEQSLEAFLPAFQRGRALAHLRRTQAEKLQELLRRRERSGQPAPTAAAEPPKSFPAAAVLPTGAARGPPAVPRSLPPLDSRPVPPLKGSPGCPLGPAPLLSPRPLQPEPPHR is encoded by the exons ATGTACCGGGCCCGGGCGGCGCGGGCGGGGCCGGAGCCCGGCAGCCCGGGGCGCTTTGGGATCCTCAGCACCGGGCAGCTCCGGGACCTGCTTCAGGATGAGCCCAAGCTGGACCGGATCGTGCGGCTCAGCAGGAAG TTCCAAGGCCTGCAGCTGGAGCGCGAGGCATGCCTGGCTTCCAACTACGCGCTAGCCAAGGAGAATCTGGCGCTGCGTCCCCGCCTGGAGATGGGCCGCACTGCCCTGGCCATCAAGTACCAGGAGCTCCGGGAGGTGGCCGAGAGCTGTGCAGACAAGCTGCAGCGCCTGG AGGAGAGCATGCACCGCTGGAGCCCCCACTGCGCGCTGGGCTGGCTGcaggctgagctggaagaagctgAGCAGGAGGCTGAG GAGCAGATGGAGCAGCTGCTGCTGGGGGAGCAGAGCCTGGAGGCCTTCCTGCCCGCCTTCCAGCGAGGCCGGGCCCTGGCCCACCTGAGGCGGACCCAGGCGGagaagctgcaggagctgctgcgGCGCCGGGAGCGGTCGGGGCAGCCGGCCCCCACGGCTGCCGCAGAGCCCCCCAAGTCCTTCCCCGCTGCTGCAGTCCTGCCCACAGGGGCTGCCCGGGGGCCGCCGGCAGTGCCCCGGAGCTTGCCCCCCTTGGACTCCCGCCCAGTGCCCCCACTGAAGGGCTCCCCCGGGTGCCCCCTGGGACCAGCCCCTCTGCTGAGCCCTCGGCCCTTGCAGCCAGAGCCCCCCCACCGGTAG